Proteins encoded within one genomic window of Sphaerotilus montanus:
- the fdh3B gene encoding formate dehydrogenase FDH3 subunit beta: MARMKFICDSERCIECNGCVTACKAEHDVPWGVNRRRVVTLNDGIPGEKSISVACMHCSDAPCMAVCPVDCFYRTDEGVVLHDKDVCIGCGYCSYACPFGAPQFPSNGTFGLRGKMDKCTFCAGGPEENTSQAEYEKYGRNRLAEGKLPACAEQCSTKALLGGDGDVVADIFRTRVIQRGKGSEVWGWGTAYGKPAGGATPAAPEAAKS, from the coding sequence ATGGCCCGAATGAAATTCATCTGCGACTCGGAGCGCTGCATCGAGTGCAACGGCTGCGTCACCGCCTGCAAGGCCGAGCATGACGTGCCCTGGGGCGTGAACCGCCGCCGCGTCGTCACGCTCAACGACGGCATCCCCGGCGAGAAGTCGATCTCGGTGGCCTGCATGCACTGCAGCGATGCGCCGTGCATGGCGGTCTGCCCGGTGGACTGCTTCTACCGCACCGACGAAGGCGTGGTGCTGCACGACAAGGACGTCTGCATCGGCTGCGGCTACTGCTCCTACGCCTGCCCGTTCGGCGCGCCGCAGTTCCCGAGCAACGGCACCTTCGGCCTGCGCGGCAAGATGGACAAGTGCACCTTCTGCGCCGGCGGGCCGGAGGAGAACACCAGCCAGGCCGAGTACGAGAAGTACGGCCGCAACCGCCTGGCCGAGGGCAAGCTGCCGGCCTGCGCCGAACAATGTTCGACCAAGGCGCTGCTGGGCGGCGACGGCGACGTGGTGGCCGACATCTTCCGCACCCGCGTGATCCAGCGCGGCAAGGGCAGCGAAGTCTGGGGCTGGGGCACCGCCTATGGCAAGCCGGCCGGTGGCGCCACCCCCGCCGCACCGGAGGCCGCCAAGTCATGA
- a CDS encoding MotA/TolQ/ExbB proton channel family protein: MGFGHFITQSDAVGKTLLAILVLMSVASWALIAIKGVTQVLRRRRSDQFLTFFWNARSLDEVDAEIRVHGATDPFGHLAAHAIHAQAHHARYGAAKLQEAGTSQEFVTRTIKKVLDEETTRLENGLTTLATIGSTAPFVGLFGTVWGVYHALLAIGMSGAGTLDKVAGPVGEALIMTGIGLAVAIPAVVAYNTIHRSNRVLNARLDAFAFELLTFLSTGSTLRPSSTLSVVPAATSTTTVAA, encoded by the coding sequence ATGGGCTTTGGCCATTTCATTACCCAGTCCGACGCGGTCGGCAAGACGCTGCTGGCGATCCTCGTGCTGATGTCGGTCGCCTCGTGGGCGCTGATCGCCATCAAGGGCGTGACACAGGTGCTGCGCCGACGCCGCAGCGACCAGTTCCTGACCTTCTTCTGGAACGCCCGCTCGCTCGACGAGGTCGATGCCGAGATCCGCGTCCATGGCGCCACCGATCCTTTCGGGCACCTCGCGGCCCACGCCATCCACGCCCAGGCGCACCACGCCCGGTACGGTGCCGCCAAGCTGCAGGAGGCCGGCACGTCGCAGGAGTTCGTCACCCGCACCATCAAGAAGGTGCTCGACGAGGAGACCACCCGGCTGGAGAACGGCCTGACCACGCTCGCCACCATCGGATCGACCGCCCCGTTCGTCGGCCTGTTCGGCACGGTCTGGGGCGTCTACCACGCGCTGCTGGCCATCGGCATGAGCGGGGCGGGCACGCTGGACAAGGTGGCCGGCCCGGTCGGCGAGGCGCTGATCATGACGGGCATCGGACTGGCGGTGGCGATTCCGGCGGTGGTCGCCTACAACACGATCCACCGCAGCAACCGCGTGCTCAACGCCCGGCTCGACGCTTTCGCGTTCGAACTGCTGACCTTCCTGTCCACCGGCTCGACGCTGCGCCCGTCATCGACCCTGAGCGTGGTCCCGGCGGCCACATCCACCACCACCGTCGCCGCCTGA
- a CDS encoding LuxR C-terminal-related transcriptional regulator, with protein sequence MKALLVDDHALFRSGLMLLLAARFPEVTMCEADGLTAALAHLSAQPDIELVLLDLGLRDSQGLPTLRQLRAVSDELTIVVLSASDDVETMIAALNEGAAGFIPKTTRGQAVEQALRVVLGGGIYLPPAVYRAVAPLPELTQSDEDRSEEAIDRLGLSPRQVDVLRLLTAGQSNKVICRELDLAESTIKTHLLGLFRKLGVGSRTEAVVAAARIGLKFPNA encoded by the coding sequence ATGAAGGCCCTGCTTGTCGACGACCACGCGCTGTTCCGGTCCGGACTGATGCTGCTGCTGGCTGCCCGTTTTCCGGAGGTGACCATGTGCGAGGCGGATGGCCTGACTGCCGCGCTGGCGCATCTGTCGGCCCAGCCCGACATCGAACTGGTCCTGCTCGACCTCGGCCTGCGCGACAGCCAGGGCCTGCCGACCCTGCGCCAGTTGCGCGCGGTGTCGGACGAGCTGACCATCGTGGTGCTCTCCGCCAGCGACGATGTCGAGACCATGATCGCCGCGCTCAACGAGGGCGCCGCCGGCTTCATTCCCAAGACGACCCGCGGCCAGGCGGTCGAGCAGGCCCTGCGCGTGGTCCTGGGTGGCGGCATCTACCTGCCGCCCGCGGTCTACCGGGCCGTGGCACCCTTGCCCGAACTGACGCAGTCTGACGAGGACCGCTCCGAGGAAGCCATCGACCGCCTGGGGCTCTCGCCGCGACAGGTCGACGTGCTGCGCCTGCTGACGGCGGGGCAGTCCAACAAGGTGATCTGCCGCGAGCTGGACCTGGCCGAGTCCACCATCAAGACCCACCTGCTCGGCCTGTTCCGCAAGCTCGGCGTGGGTTCGCGCACCGAGGCCGTGGTGGCGGCGGCGCGGATCGGTCTGAAGTTCCCGAACGCCTGA
- a CDS encoding Fe2+-dependent dioxygenase, with translation MLIRIPGVFDADALARARALLEDAPWTDGATTAGTQALQVKHNQQLPVTCAPAQALQSMVLGALERHPVFFSAALPKRVFPPMFNRYGGAANTYGAHVDNAIRYTPGRGERVRTDLSATLFLADPSDYDGGELVIDDTYGEQRVKLAAGDLVLYPGTSVHRVEPVTRGVRVASFFWIESLVRSDEQRRLLHDMDRFLVHLRSTVGETDPGVVGLTGTYHNLLRQWADT, from the coding sequence ATGCTGATCCGCATTCCTGGCGTGTTCGACGCCGACGCCCTGGCCCGCGCCCGTGCGCTGCTGGAGGATGCGCCGTGGACCGACGGCGCGACCACCGCGGGCACCCAGGCCCTGCAGGTCAAGCACAACCAGCAACTGCCCGTCACCTGCGCCCCCGCGCAGGCGCTGCAGTCGATGGTGCTCGGGGCGCTGGAGCGGCACCCGGTGTTCTTCTCGGCGGCGCTGCCCAAGCGGGTGTTCCCGCCGATGTTCAACCGCTACGGCGGCGCGGCCAACACCTACGGTGCCCACGTGGACAACGCCATCCGCTACACGCCCGGCCGCGGCGAGCGGGTGCGCACCGACCTGAGCGCCACGCTGTTCCTGGCCGACCCGTCGGACTACGACGGCGGTGAACTTGTGATCGACGACACCTATGGCGAGCAGCGGGTGAAGCTGGCCGCTGGCGACCTGGTGCTCTACCCGGGCACCAGCGTGCACCGGGTCGAGCCGGTCACGCGCGGTGTCCGGGTGGCGAGCTTCTTCTGGATCGAGAGCCTGGTGCGCAGCGACGAGCAGCGCCGCCTGCTGCACGACATGGACCGCTTCCTCGTCCACCTGCGCAGCACGGTAGGCGAGACCGACCCCGGCGTCGTCGGCTTGACCGGGACGTACCACAACCTGCTGCGCCAGTGGGCGGACACCTGA
- a CDS encoding ExbD/TolR family protein: protein MAFASFDRQQSGAPVSEINMVPLIDVLLVLLVIFIVTAPLLTHSVQLELPQASSQVNPPVPVKIEFAIDAEGQRYWNGERVTREEAATRFLAEGSQPVQPEIHLRADQAVAYRHVAQTLADASKAGLTKVGFVSQPEAP, encoded by the coding sequence ATGGCCTTCGCCAGTTTCGACCGCCAGCAGTCCGGCGCCCCGGTGTCCGAGATCAACATGGTGCCGCTCATCGATGTGCTGCTGGTGCTGCTGGTCATCTTCATCGTCACGGCGCCGCTGCTGACCCATTCCGTCCAGCTGGAGCTGCCGCAGGCGAGCAGCCAGGTGAACCCGCCCGTGCCGGTGAAGATCGAGTTCGCGATCGACGCCGAGGGCCAGCGCTACTGGAACGGCGAGCGCGTCACCCGCGAAGAGGCGGCTACGCGCTTCCTCGCCGAGGGGAGTCAGCCGGTGCAGCCCGAGATCCACCTGCGCGCCGACCAGGCCGTGGCGTATCGCCACGTGGCGCAGACGCTGGCCGACGCCTCGAAGGCCGGGCTCACCAAGGTCGGCTTCGTGAGCCAGCCCGAGGCGCCATGA
- a CDS encoding alpha-hydroxy acid oxidase — protein sequence MNPASPPAAPVCLADYAALARDRLDDNARAYFEGGAADELTLAANVQAWREIPLSARVLRPMAGAHTRVTLFGRTLAHPILLAPVAYQRLAHPDGELATAQAAAALQAGMVLSTQSSVPVEDVARIVCTDPDAGPLWFQLYLQHDRGFTLDLVRRAEAAGCSALVLTVDAPVQGARDRERRAGFRLPPGVRAVHLDGLPPRPARTLAAGQSALFDGLLADTPTWDDVAWLRAQTRLPLLLKGVTHPEDARLALSVGADGLVVSNHGGRTLDTLPATATLLPPIADAVGAELPLLVDGGIRRGTDVLKALALGARAVLIGRPVVQALAVNGAHGVAHVLRLLRDELEIAMALTGRITLNKR from the coding sequence ATGAACCCCGCCAGCCCGCCCGCTGCGCCGGTCTGTCTGGCCGACTACGCCGCGCTCGCCCGCGACCGGCTGGACGACAACGCCCGCGCCTACTTCGAGGGCGGCGCGGCGGACGAGCTGACGCTGGCCGCCAATGTGCAGGCGTGGCGCGAGATTCCCTTGTCGGCGCGGGTGCTGCGGCCGATGGCGGGCGCGCACACGCGGGTCACGCTGTTCGGCCGCACGCTGGCGCACCCGATCCTGCTGGCGCCGGTCGCCTACCAGCGGCTGGCGCACCCGGATGGCGAACTGGCCACCGCGCAGGCCGCCGCGGCGCTGCAGGCTGGCATGGTGCTGAGCACGCAGTCGTCCGTGCCAGTCGAGGACGTCGCCCGCATCGTCTGCACCGACCCGGACGCCGGCCCGCTGTGGTTCCAGCTCTACCTCCAGCACGACCGTGGCTTCACGCTCGATCTGGTGCGGCGCGCCGAGGCGGCCGGCTGCTCGGCGCTGGTGTTGACGGTCGATGCACCCGTGCAGGGCGCCCGTGACCGCGAGCGGCGCGCGGGCTTCCGGCTGCCGCCGGGCGTGCGGGCGGTGCATCTCGACGGTCTGCCCCCGCGCCCGGCGCGGACGCTGGCGGCGGGGCAGAGCGCGCTGTTCGACGGCCTGCTCGCCGACACGCCCACCTGGGACGATGTCGCCTGGCTGCGCGCGCAGACCCGGCTGCCGCTGCTGCTCAAGGGCGTGACGCATCCCGAGGACGCGCGGCTGGCGCTGTCGGTCGGCGCGGACGGGCTGGTCGTCTCCAACCACGGCGGGCGCACGCTGGACACGCTGCCCGCCACCGCCACGCTGCTGCCGCCCATCGCCGACGCGGTGGGCGCGGAGCTGCCGCTGCTGGTCGATGGCGGCATCCGGCGCGGGACCGATGTGCTGAAGGCGCTGGCGCTGGGCGCACGGGCGGTGCTGATCGGGCGGCCGGTCGTGCAGGCGCTGGCGGTGAACGGCGCGCACGGCGTGGCCCACGTGCTGCGGCTGCTGCGCGACGAGCTGGAGATCGCGATGGCGCTGACCGGGCGCATCACATTAAACAAACGGTAG
- a CDS encoding formate dehydrogenase accessory sulfurtransferase FdhD, whose product MAHAAPSLDRLPDVPRMTAARDTLLREIEVMDEYGERRTISIPAERPLTIFVDKREVVTLMTLGASPELLVLGWLRNQRLVQDLADIASITVDWDVGAAAVYTRSGIPDLDTRTGRRVVTTGCGQGTVFGDVMEQVDAIRLPDARAARIRQGTLNGLLDVMRQQDSIHRKAGSVHGCALFQGTQLLMFIEDVGRHNAIDTIAGWMWLHGVDGGDKTFYTTGRLTSEMVMKAAHMGVPIVVSRNGVTQMGHDLATRLGMALFGRAANRHFLCYTGFDRFDSEPEVHRAAVRVVAG is encoded by the coding sequence ATGGCCCACGCAGCGCCTTCGCTCGACCGGCTCCCCGACGTGCCCCGCATGACCGCGGCACGCGACACGCTGCTGCGCGAGATCGAGGTGATGGACGAGTACGGCGAGCGCCGCACGATCTCCATCCCCGCCGAGCGCCCGCTGACCATCTTCGTGGACAAGCGCGAGGTGGTCACGCTGATGACGCTGGGCGCGAGTCCGGAACTGCTCGTGCTGGGCTGGCTGCGCAACCAGCGTCTGGTGCAGGATCTGGCCGACATCGCCTCGATCACGGTGGACTGGGACGTGGGCGCCGCAGCGGTCTACACCCGCTCGGGCATTCCGGACCTCGACACCCGCACTGGCCGGCGCGTCGTCACCACCGGCTGCGGCCAGGGCACCGTCTTCGGTGACGTGATGGAGCAGGTCGACGCCATCCGCCTGCCCGACGCCCGCGCGGCGCGCATCCGCCAGGGCACGCTCAACGGCCTGCTCGACGTGATGCGCCAGCAGGACAGCATCCACCGCAAGGCCGGCTCGGTCCACGGCTGCGCGCTGTTCCAGGGCACGCAACTGCTGATGTTCATCGAGGACGTCGGCCGCCACAACGCGATCGACACCATCGCCGGCTGGATGTGGCTGCACGGCGTGGACGGCGGCGACAAGACCTTCTACACCACCGGCCGGCTCACCAGCGAGATGGTGATGAAGGCTGCGCACATGGGCGTGCCGATCGTCGTCTCGCGCAATGGTGTCACGCAGATGGGGCATGACCTCGCGACCCGGCTCGGCATGGCGCTGTTCGGCCGGGCGGCAAACCGGCATTTCCTCTGCTACACCGGGTTCGACCGCTTCGACTCGGAGCCCGAGGTGCACCGGGCCGCCGTGCGCGTCGTGGCGGGCTGA
- a CDS encoding energy transducer TonB produces MDTTLHSAVSPDALGPGAKRVLLGTMLGAHLLAGWALLQVPAVREAAAEVAPMMVDLIAPTPQAPPPPPPVPKVQPKLPPPPPTPVIAATPPPLPSPVPAFTAPPPPPEPPPARPPEAPPTPPAPPAPPVPPAPPAPTAPPVPPAPAPAAPRQVVLTDSDWVRLPEVEYPLASRRLKEEGTVVVRALIDTRGVPKQAVLQRSSGHTRLDQQALRAAMTARVKPRTENGVPFEFWIAMPLAFELED; encoded by the coding sequence ATGGACACGACCTTGCATTCCGCTGTTTCTCCCGACGCGCTCGGCCCCGGTGCCAAGCGGGTGCTGCTCGGCACCATGCTGGGCGCGCACCTGCTGGCGGGCTGGGCGCTGCTGCAGGTGCCCGCCGTGCGGGAGGCAGCGGCCGAGGTGGCGCCGATGATGGTCGACCTGATCGCCCCGACGCCCCAGGCCCCGCCGCCGCCGCCACCTGTGCCGAAGGTGCAACCGAAGTTGCCACCCCCGCCACCAACGCCCGTCATCGCGGCCACACCGCCCCCGTTGCCATCGCCCGTTCCGGCCTTCACCGCGCCGCCACCACCGCCCGAGCCGCCGCCTGCGCGCCCGCCGGAAGCCCCGCCCACGCCGCCTGCGCCACCAGCGCCGCCGGTTCCTCCTGCACCGCCCGCACCAACCGCGCCCCCGGTGCCGCCCGCACCCGCACCGGCCGCCCCGCGCCAGGTCGTGCTGACCGACAGCGACTGGGTGCGGTTGCCCGAGGTCGAGTACCCGCTCGCCTCGCGCCGGTTGAAGGAGGAGGGCACCGTCGTCGTGCGGGCGCTGATCGACACCCGTGGCGTGCCGAAGCAGGCCGTGCTGCAGCGTTCGTCCGGCCACACCCGGCTGGACCAGCAGGCGCTGCGCGCGGCGATGACCGCCCGCGTCAAGCCGCGCACTGAAAACGGGGTGCCGTTCGAGTTCTGGATCGCGATGCCGCTGGCATTCGAGCTGGAAGACTGA
- a CDS encoding formate dehydrogenase subunit alpha, producing MLLTRRATPSTPGSSPSPLVSSLARGIGRAIPTLDRRTFLRRSGLGVGAGLAASQLTLVKRVEAADAASTATGGAKKVEVKRTVCGHCSVGCAVDAVVENGVWVRQEPVFDSPINMGAHCAKGAALREHGHGEYRLKYPMKLVDGKYKRISWDEALNEISAKMLELKKQSGPDSLFVVGSSKHNNEQAYLLRKWISFWGSNNTDHQARICHSTTVAGVANTWGYGAMTNSYNDMQNSRSAIYIGSNAAEAHPVSMLHMLHAKETGCKMIVVDPRFTRTAAKADQYVRIRSGSDIPFLFGVMHHIFKNGWEDKKYLEDRVWGMDKVREECLTKWTPDKVQEACGVDEATCFQVAKTLADNRPGTIVWCMGQTQHTIGNAIVRASCLLQLALGNVGKSGGGTNIFRGHDNVQGATDVGPNPDSLPGYYGLAEGAWKHFAKTWGVDFEWIKKQYAPGMMTKSGMTVSRWIDGVLEKNELIDQDSNLRGLVFWGHAPNSQTRGLEMKKAMDKLDLLVVIDPFPSATAAMAAMPGSKDDLNANRAVYLLPACTQFETSGSCTASNRSLQWREKVIEPLWESRTDHMIMYQLAEKLGFGAELVKNFKMVPGKGGLMEPETESILREINRSVWTIGYTGQSPERLKAHMRNMQVFDVKTLKAKGGIDKETGLNLDGEYFGLPWPCWGTPEMKHPGSPNLYDTSKHVMDGGGNFRANFGVERDGTSLLAADGSHSLGADLTTGYPEFDHLLLKKLGWWDDLTESEKTAAEGKNWKTDSSGGIIRVAMKVHGCHPFGNAKARAVVWNFPDPIPQHREPLYSTRPDLVAQYPTHDDKKAFWRLPTLYKSVQEKNKDIGKTFPLIMTSGRLVEYEGGGEETRSNPWLAELQQEMFIEINPRAANDRGIRNGEDVWVKTPPMAAVPEFKGLRVKALVTERVDEGTVWMPFHFSGRWGGADLAAYYPEGAMPVVRGEAINTATTYGYDSVTMMQETKTTVCQVEKA from the coding sequence ATGCTGCTCACCCGCCGCGCCACCCCGTCCACGCCCGGATCGTCCCCTTCCCCGCTGGTGTCCAGCCTGGCCCGCGGCATCGGCCGGGCGATCCCGACGCTGGACCGACGCACCTTCCTGCGCCGCTCCGGCCTGGGGGTCGGCGCCGGGCTGGCCGCGTCGCAGCTGACGCTGGTCAAGCGCGTCGAGGCGGCCGATGCCGCGTCCACGGCCACCGGTGGCGCGAAGAAGGTCGAGGTCAAGCGCACCGTCTGCGGCCACTGCTCGGTGGGCTGCGCGGTGGACGCCGTGGTGGAAAACGGCGTCTGGGTGCGGCAGGAGCCGGTGTTCGACTCACCCATCAACATGGGCGCCCACTGCGCGAAGGGCGCGGCGCTGCGCGAGCACGGCCACGGCGAATACCGGCTGAAATACCCGATGAAGCTGGTGGACGGCAAGTACAAGCGCATCTCCTGGGACGAGGCGCTGAACGAGATCAGCGCGAAGATGCTGGAGCTGAAGAAGCAGAGCGGGCCGGACTCGCTCTTCGTCGTCGGCTCGTCGAAGCACAACAACGAGCAGGCCTACCTGCTGCGCAAGTGGATCAGCTTCTGGGGCTCGAACAACACCGACCACCAGGCGCGCATCTGCCACTCCACGACCGTCGCGGGCGTGGCCAACACGTGGGGGTATGGCGCGATGACCAACTCCTACAACGACATGCAGAATTCGCGCTCGGCGATCTACATCGGCTCGAACGCGGCAGAAGCGCACCCGGTGTCGATGCTGCACATGCTCCACGCCAAGGAGACGGGCTGCAAGATGATCGTGGTCGATCCGCGCTTCACCCGCACCGCGGCGAAGGCGGACCAGTACGTGCGCATCCGCTCGGGCTCGGACATTCCCTTCCTGTTCGGCGTGATGCACCACATCTTCAAGAACGGCTGGGAGGACAAGAAGTACCTCGAAGACCGAGTCTGGGGCATGGACAAGGTGCGCGAGGAGTGCCTGACCAAGTGGACGCCGGACAAGGTGCAGGAGGCGTGCGGCGTCGATGAGGCGACCTGCTTCCAGGTGGCCAAGACGCTGGCCGACAACCGCCCCGGCACCATCGTCTGGTGCATGGGCCAGACGCAGCACACCATCGGCAACGCGATCGTGCGGGCGTCGTGCCTGCTGCAACTGGCGCTCGGCAACGTCGGCAAGTCCGGCGGCGGCACCAACATCTTCCGCGGCCACGACAACGTGCAGGGCGCCACCGACGTCGGCCCGAACCCCGACTCGCTGCCCGGTTACTACGGTCTGGCGGAAGGCGCGTGGAAGCACTTCGCCAAGACCTGGGGCGTCGACTTCGAGTGGATCAAGAAGCAGTACGCGCCCGGCATGATGACCAAGTCCGGCATGACGGTCTCGCGCTGGATCGACGGCGTGCTGGAGAAGAACGAGCTGATCGACCAGGACAGCAACCTGCGCGGCCTCGTCTTCTGGGGCCATGCACCGAACTCGCAGACCCGCGGTCTGGAGATGAAGAAGGCGATGGACAAGCTCGACCTGCTGGTCGTGATCGATCCCTTCCCGAGCGCCACCGCCGCGATGGCCGCGATGCCGGGCAGCAAGGACGATCTGAACGCCAACCGCGCCGTCTACCTGCTGCCGGCCTGCACGCAGTTCGAGACCAGCGGCTCCTGCACGGCCTCGAACCGCTCGCTGCAGTGGCGCGAGAAGGTGATCGAGCCGCTGTGGGAATCGCGCACCGACCACATGATCATGTACCAGCTGGCCGAGAAGCTCGGCTTCGGCGCGGAGCTGGTCAAGAACTTCAAGATGGTCCCGGGCAAGGGCGGCCTGATGGAGCCGGAGACCGAATCCATCCTGCGCGAGATCAACCGCAGCGTCTGGACCATCGGCTACACCGGCCAGAGCCCGGAGCGCCTGAAGGCCCACATGCGCAACATGCAGGTCTTCGACGTGAAGACGCTCAAGGCCAAGGGCGGCATCGACAAGGAAACCGGGCTGAACCTGGACGGCGAATACTTCGGCCTGCCGTGGCCATGCTGGGGCACGCCGGAGATGAAGCACCCCGGCTCGCCCAACCTCTACGACACCAGCAAGCACGTCATGGACGGCGGCGGCAACTTCCGCGCGAACTTCGGTGTGGAACGTGACGGCACCTCGCTGCTGGCCGCCGACGGCTCGCACTCGCTGGGTGCGGACCTGACCACCGGCTACCCGGAGTTCGACCACCTGCTGCTGAAAAAGCTCGGCTGGTGGGACGACCTGACCGAATCCGAGAAGACCGCGGCGGAAGGCAAGAACTGGAAGACGGACTCGTCGGGCGGCATCATCCGCGTGGCGATGAAGGTCCACGGCTGCCACCCCTTCGGCAACGCCAAGGCACGCGCCGTGGTCTGGAACTTCCCCGACCCGATCCCGCAGCACCGCGAGCCGCTGTACTCGACCCGCCCGGACCTCGTCGCCCAGTACCCGACCCACGACGACAAGAAGGCGTTCTGGCGCCTGCCGACGCTCTACAAGTCGGTGCAGGAGAAGAACAAGGACATCGGCAAGACCTTCCCGCTGATCATGACCTCGGGCCGGCTGGTCGAGTACGAAGGCGGCGGCGAGGAGACCCGCTCGAACCCCTGGCTGGCCGAGCTGCAGCAGGAGATGTTCATCGAGATCAATCCCAGGGCGGCCAACGACCGGGGCATCCGCAACGGCGAGGACGTCTGGGTCAAGACACCGCCGATGGCTGCAGTGCCGGAGTTCAAGGGCCTGCGCGTGAAGGCGCTCGTCACGGAACGGGTCGATGAAGGCACGGTCTGGATGCCCTTCCACTTCTCGGGCCGCTGGGGCGGGGCTGATCTGGCCGCGTATTACCCCGAAGGCGCGATGCCCGTGGTGCGCGGCGAGGCGATCAACACCGCCACGACCTACGGCTACGACAGCGTGACGATGATGCAAGAGACCAAGACCACGGTCTGCCAGGTCGAAAAAGCCTGA
- a CDS encoding formate dehydrogenase subunit gamma: MIRPLGALLVAAALLAGGTAGAQAGDAASAPALSGAPAGYVAPAEPRPGDTAAERRTSQPGNNAPVWRAARESGTQPGYTSLPGAEKGVLIQPLVQYPGARMTTAGEAWRQVRNQWILPYGGSLLLIVALAIGLFYWRKGALGGHEPDTGRMIERFTPLERAAHWTNAAAFVVLALSGIVMAFGKFFLLPVLGHTLFGWLTYVLKNAHNFAGPLFAVSLTVVILIFVKDNIASKADFVWLSKAGGMFSDQQIPSHRFNAGEKGMFWWGVTIPGLVIAASGLVLDQLVPGFGALRGEMQIAHMVHATAAVVMMAILTGHIYMGTLGMKGAYSAMRTGYVDEGWAKEHHELWYDDVKAGKIPAQRSTPVASSVAPQPHASRPA, translated from the coding sequence CTGATCCGTCCCCTCGGCGCCCTGCTGGTCGCCGCTGCGCTGCTGGCCGGTGGCACGGCGGGCGCACAAGCGGGTGATGCGGCGTCGGCCCCGGCGCTGTCCGGCGCGCCAGCCGGCTATGTCGCCCCCGCCGAGCCACGCCCCGGCGACACCGCCGCCGAGCGCCGCACCAGCCAGCCCGGCAACAATGCCCCCGTCTGGCGCGCAGCGCGCGAATCCGGCACGCAGCCGGGCTACACCTCGCTGCCCGGCGCCGAGAAGGGTGTGCTGATCCAGCCGCTCGTGCAGTACCCCGGCGCCCGCATGACCACGGCTGGCGAGGCGTGGCGGCAGGTGCGCAACCAGTGGATCCTTCCGTATGGCGGCTCGCTGCTGCTGATCGTCGCGCTGGCGATCGGGCTGTTCTACTGGCGCAAGGGCGCGCTGGGCGGCCACGAGCCCGACACCGGCCGCATGATCGAGCGCTTCACGCCGCTGGAGCGCGCCGCACACTGGACCAACGCCGCGGCGTTCGTCGTGCTGGCGCTCTCGGGCATCGTGATGGCGTTCGGCAAGTTCTTCCTGCTGCCAGTGCTGGGCCACACGCTGTTCGGCTGGCTCACCTACGTGCTGAAGAACGCCCACAACTTCGCCGGGCCGCTGTTCGCGGTGTCGCTGACGGTGGTGATCCTGATCTTCGTGAAGGACAACATCGCGAGCAAGGCGGATTTCGTCTGGCTGTCGAAAGCGGGGGGCATGTTCAGCGACCAGCAGATCCCGTCACACCGCTTCAACGCCGGGGAAAAGGGCATGTTCTGGTGGGGCGTGACGATTCCGGGCCTGGTCATCGCCGCCTCCGGGCTGGTGCTGGACCAGCTGGTGCCCGGCTTCGGCGCGCTGCGCGGCGAGATGCAGATCGCGCACATGGTGCATGCCACTGCGGCCGTGGTGATGATGGCCATCCTGACGGGCCACATCTACATGGGCACCCTCGGCATGAAGGGCGCCTACTCGGCGATGCGCACCGGCTACGTCGACGAAGGCTGGGCCAAGGAACACCACGAACTCTGGTACGACGACGTGAAGGCCGGCAAGATCCCCGCCCAGCGTTCCACCCCGGTCGCCTCGTCGGTGGCGCCCCAACCCCACGCGAGTCGACCCGCATGA
- a CDS encoding formate dehydrogenase: protein MSQSPTPERPTLTRRRVFAGVGTAGALAAVAAVLPGQHPAPAPVAALPKPAPDTGGGYQLTEHVRRYYQTAKV, encoded by the coding sequence ATGAGCCAGTCCCCCACCCCCGAGCGTCCCACGCTGACCCGTCGGCGCGTGTTTGCCGGCGTCGGCACCGCCGGTGCACTGGCCGCGGTCGCTGCCGTGCTGCCGGGCCAGCACCCCGCGCCCGCGCCCGTCGCCGCCCTGCCCAAGCCCGCCCCGGACACCGGTGGCGGCTACCAGTTGACCGAGCACGTCCGGCGCTACTACCAGACCGCCAAGGTCTGA